A section of the Humulus lupulus chromosome 2, drHumLupu1.1, whole genome shotgun sequence genome encodes:
- the LOC133816287 gene encoding protein BEARSKIN2-like, translating into MASSSGGVPPGFRFHPTDEELLHYYLKKKVSFQKIDMEVIREVDLNKMEPWDLQERCRIGSTPQNEWYFFSHKDRKYPTGSRTNRATNAGFWKATGRDKCIRNAFKKIGMRKTLVFYRGRAPHGQKSDWIMHEYRLEEQDNQPDHHEDGWVVCRVFKKKNLFKISSSSSSATTAATTTTMSMSMSNNNSIINNELGSSTTTANMMMMINSSSSNNLSSDHHHHPHLINHNMANNAFNIRSDHNQYYQLLRQPQHHQETVPHLNLMQQQQQQITYPTHCNSSSLLHNLIPPHKSTPLLPASSSYDHYAGPARDCESGSDTALPLRYPSSSTCEPQQTSGLEAAGRSDDQDPDHTWTMLDRIVTTNNTTSSHHHDHDHEDDHHHRHHHHHDQSSKGVRTTFEDANNVDAPSVSLSVASHINPLSLRGTGEMDFWGGYTK; encoded by the exons ATGGCTTCTTCGAGCGGTGGCGTGCCTCCGGGATTCCGTTTCCACCCGACTGACGAGGAGCTTCTTCACTACTACTTGAAGAAGAAGGTCTCTTTTCAGAAAATTGACATGGAGGTCATTCGAGAGGTCGATTTGAACAAGATGGAACCTTGGGATTTacaag AGAGATGCAGAATAGGATCGACACCGCAGAACGAGTGGTACTTCTTCAGCCATAAGGACAGGAAGTACCCAACAGGGTCTCGGACGAACAGGGCCACCAACGCTGGGTTTTGGAAAGCCACAGGGAGAGACAAGTGCATTCGCAACGCCTTTAAGAAGATTGGTATGCGGAAAACCCTCGTTTTCTACCGAGGAAGAGCTCCTCATGGGCAGAAGAGCGATTGGATTATGCACGAGTATCGACTAGAAGAACAAGACAACCAGCCTGATCACCACGAGGATGGTTGGGTGGTGTGCAGGGTCTTCAAAAAGAAAAACCTGTTCAAAATCTCATCATCCTCATCCTCAGCTACTActgctgccactactactactatgtcTATGTCTATGTCTAATAACAATTCTATTATTAATAATGAATTAGGCTCCTCCACGACTACTGctaatatgatgatgatgatcaacTCATCATCATCCAATAATTTATCATCAGATCATCATCATCACCCCCATCTGATCAACCACAACATGGCCAATAATGCATTCAATATCCGATCAGATCACAACCAATACTACCAACTGCTTCGCCAACCTCAACATCATCAGGAAACCGTACCCCATCTTAATCTGAtgcagcaacagcagcagcaaaTTACTTATCCGACTCACTGCAATAGCTCATCCCTACTCCATAATCTCATCCCACCCCACAAGTCTACTCCTCTTTTGCCTGCATCATCATCCTATGACCACTACGCCGGCCCTGCCCGCGACTGCGAGAGTGGCAGCGACACCGCTCTCCCCCTACGCTACCCGTCCAGTAGTACTTGTGAGCCTCAGCAAACATCTGGGCTTGAGGCAGCTGGAAGATCAGATGATCAAGACCCAGACCACACATGGACAATGCTGGACCGGATTGTCACTACTAATAATACCACAAGTAGTCATCATCATGATCATGATCATGAAGATGATCATCACcatcgtcatcatcatcatcatgatcAGTCATCTAAAGGGGTAAGGACGACGTTTGAGGATGCCAACAACGTCGACGCACCCTCCGTCTCTCTTTCTGTGGCGTCTCACATTAATCCACTATCTTTGCGTGGGACTGGGGAGATGGATTTCTGGGGTGGCTATACCAAATAG